One Symphalangus syndactylus isolate Jambi chromosome 20, NHGRI_mSymSyn1-v2.1_pri, whole genome shotgun sequence DNA segment encodes these proteins:
- the H2BN1 gene encoding histone H2A.N, producing the protein MYFICLNDLRFPKNKTELYFSVKKNYEWANSATGKKRRWRKKRTKEAYFSYMEKILKQIHPDFSGRSWVLYALGALNAWQLEWVSLEAFRLSFYNHRRAITGREILGAVKQRSSQKSF; encoded by the exons ATGTATTTCATTTGCTTAAATGACCTAAGATTCCCTAAGAACAAGACTGAGCTTTATTTCTCAGTCAAAAAGAATTATGAGTGGGCCAACTCAGCCACTGGGAagaagaggaggtggagaaagaagAGGACGAAGGAAGCCTATTTTAGTTACATGGAGAAAATCCTAAAGCAA ATCCACCCTGATTTCAGTGGGCGTTCCTGGGTCTTGTATGCACTAGGTGCCCTGAATGCTTGGCAACTGGAATGGGTTAGCCTGGAGGCATTTAGACTGTCCTTCTACAACCACAGAAGAGCCATCACTGGCAGAGAGATCCTTGGCGCAGTTAAGCAGAGATCTTCTCAGAAGAGCTTTTGA